The genomic stretch CACTGCCGCGTGTTCTGGTGCAGCCGCGCAGAGCGGGCCCGCGACCTCACTGCTTGCCTGGCCCACTCCTTCCAGCGGGCGTTCAGCGACTGGCAGGATGCTGTGACGGTCCCCGCCCAGGTGGAGACGCTGCCTGTGCTAGAGGAGCGACCCAGCACACCCTCCCCGCCATCACGGAGCCTGACTTTGCCTGCCAGCCTGGGGAAAGGTGAGTGACCAGGTCACTTGTCATCTTGTCACAAGATGATATTATCATGCAAAATAATGATTGTTCGGCAGGTCTGtacagacttttgactggtactgtgtatatacagacgctcctctacttacaaatgTTCAACTTTCAGACACacgaatgaagaggactgtaagtccaaattgtgtttgtttgggctcctgtttcctgtctgcaacatcaaggttttttttttctgtgcgccaattccgcctagtatgacttctggccgctactcccaccgtgcagcagtgtagcgtgcgtactcccagcatcctagttcgtcgtacttgcgtatacccttaaagtGAAGCTGAATAACGACTTCAAGTTACAAACAGCCATTAGGAatgtatctcattcgtaagtagaggagcgtgtgtgtgtgtgtgtgtgtgtgtgtgtgtgtgtcactctACATTGGTTTCTTTCATCGTGAGTAAGATGGGGAATGAAACTACCCAACTTCTCCACAGGGAAGAATGAAGTACCTGTATTTTGCTGGGTTATGTGCTGAACTCACTGTTTGACTTTTGCTTGTGAGATGCCATTTTCCCACGTCTACCTCTCTTGTCGCTGCAGTTCgctggaggaagaggagctcCTTGTCTACAAGCCCCCTGAGAGCTATTCTGAGGAGAAGCTCAGAAGGTTCCGATAGCCGGGTCTGGCCCTGAGGCAACTGCTGCACGCTTCGCGCCAGACTCGCATGATTCTGCAAGAGCGACCTAGAAATTTCACGCTTCTCCTACAGGCTTTCTTGGGACACCAAGGGATCTGTGTTTTTCATGGGTCCAAAGTGTGGTGTGATTGGCCCCCACCGTTACCTTCCggtcagggtgtgtgtgtgtctgaagtTTGGATGACAACCTGTTGAGTGGCGCTGATGACCAGAGGCTTTTCTGATGGGTCTGCCAGAGCTTGGAAAGATCTGGAGTATCTTCTGAGTCTCTCCAGCCGTTGCTTGTTGTCAGGCTGGTCTGGGAAGTTCTTCACGAGTCAGATGGATTGTTTTGCAAGTTTTAGGTTCCTGAGGGTTGGGTTATGCGgtgtgggagggtgggggtcaGTAGCTGGATTGTAATGATTATCCAGTCATGCCAGATCAAGGGGAGGGGGGATTAATGGTGTTCTGGAAGGCTGGTATTTAAGGACCGCTTTTTGAAATAGTCACTGTGTTTACAGTTTCAGTGAAATGGTTCGCAAGCTCTGCTGCATCTGATCTGCAGTGCAGTGTAACATGATACAGAATATTTCAAATGTTTCTGGTCATTGCATGAGAAAATTAGGTCAGTACCTCAAGTTGTTTTATGCCCCAACCCTATTATGTCTGTGCTCCATTTTTAACTGCCTGtgtccccccttcccccccccccccaacctggaATGTACACAATGTTCTGATCAAGCACATCCTCAGTCTGGAAGCCTTTGTGATCCCTGGGTTTGATGCTCACGGGTGTCTTCTTGTTTATTTATTCCAGTAGGACAGCATCCAGTGACACACTGCTGGCATTAGCTGTTAACACTGcagtgtctgtgacttttataggCGTCGCCATAAACTTCAAAATTGCTGTATATTTTTACAGTCGGAGGAGTTTATTTCCCTCTGTGCCAAAAAGCTAATTGAAATTGTTTTATGgttaattttaatgtattaatttaCTAATATGCACTGTATGTATTCTGGACTACAAGTTGCAACTTTTGTTGCCTgtgtttttaacttttaaaatgtttctgtatTCTATTTATGCctatttaataaaatttattatgaACTTTTCTTACCGTCATTCTTTTTTCCTCCTTTgccccctttttttttcttttctgcattTCCTTGCCCCCTATGACGGCGTGGTGAGGTCTAGCAGTGAATATAGCACACTTAGGCTTAAAACAAATTGACTTTAATTTTTGGTCATGAATGGGAAGCCAGAAATGGTTGTATCAGGtacatgaagttttttttttttgccctcataaatgttttattgtgaCTGAATGCTGTCATGGCAGCCGGACGCTGTACTTTGTACTCTCACTACAGATGCACTATACTTGGGATCCTCATGCGTACTGGTGCTCCATGACTCCGCCCCTCACAGGCTATTGGTTAGAGGGTGACGTCGTCCCTCGATGCTTTTGCACCTCCCACAGACTCCTAATGTGCAATCTCCTCAGGATGTCCACCTCCTCCATGACTAAGAGAAAGCAGATGGAGAGGCTTGTTATGGTCTTCCAAGGCTTTCAGCGCATGGTGTGACTTTTGGCATCAATCCATTCGTTCCAGCATCCAACAGCTTTCACTAACTGCATTCGGTGTCTTTAAATTTCTCCTGGGGTGCAAGtgggtgccctgtgatggcatCCTGCCCAGCCTGTTCTCCAGCCTTCTGCCCTGTACTTGATACAGGCTCCAGACTCATCACAACGCTGtacaggataagcggtttggaataTCGATGGGCACCTATCAGTTTACAGCTAGGATGAGGGATCTTCAAAAGGCTCTCCCTCTCGCGCTCACACCCACAATGGTGGAATTAAGTTCTATTGATGTGATACATTTGGCGATTGACCTGAGATGAGAACTATAATCAACTGCTTGCTTGTGTGTGAAAGAATGTTATTTAGGTGTATCACAAACagtaatatggactgaggtagCACAGTGATGTAACACTGTTAGTTGACACCTCAATGCTCTGCACATTGTTTCATTATCGTGACCGGTATCGGGCTTTCTGTACAAACCACGCCCTCCTGCTACCTCCTCCTGTTCTCTTTCACCTCCGAACACCTGACATGCATCGACTCACCCATCACCTAGTATGCATCATCCTtggtagtaaaaaaaaatgtggccTGTCGCATAaacgcaataaaaaaaaacagcccccgtACTCACTGAAACACTGACACATATTGCTTGAGCAGTAGCACAAGAGATTAGGTGGGTGAAGGTTGCCACCGTGTGGATGACTCTGGTATTGTCACGGTCCGGCCAAACCCACCTTTGTCGTAGAACGGCTGGTCCCTAGAGGTGTAGACGAGGAGCATCTCCAGGAAGTTAATGATGGCACCAGAAACTAGGAATCTTTCCTGGAGGGAAAGGGTTTGGAGATAGCACATGTCCAAAGAGAAGGGGTTGACAGGGGGGGGGACGGTGCATAGGCCAACTAACTCACTCACAATGTCCCACACCCTTGTACCTGTATGGGAAAAACACATTGCTCTATCAGTATAATATTTCCTGTAATGTTTACATGTTTTAATATTAACCATTACTATCAATTTTAAACCTAATATTTGTTACTCTTTTTGTAATAATGATTCAGGGTATTTGGTTAATAataccacaaaaaaaacacaaccttGTGAGCACCAGTCTGTGATGGATTTGAGCTTCATAGGTGTGTCTCTGACCAGCGAATCAGTGCCCCCGATGTTGACCAGTCGTTCGTGATTGGACCGTATCCACGCATAAGGTCGGCCATATTTAGCATAGCCGGCCAGCAGGAAAAGGGTGCAGTTCATTTCCTGTGTGTGGCAAACAGTGGCCAGGGAATCACCAGCAGACAATCTGAACAGCCCGAGGCTACATAAAAAGAGCAGTAAAGACATCACTTACAGGCACGGCAATCTCCCTCTCACTGGGCGAGGCTGGGAGAAGATGGGCCTCACCATTCCTGAGCCCAGAAAAGCCAGACAATACCAGCTAAAAGTCATTTATGATTTTACTTCACCATGATAAAAATCGATATATCTAACGCATGTACTGCCCAGTACTCTATGCAATCCTTACATATAACACCTAAGGATGAATGGTGATGTGTGACAAGCATATGAGAGGACCCATGGTCATGAGACATCTATGGCAATGGTCATAGTCAGTATAATAATGCTTCATAACAGGTCTTAGGCATGTCTATGTCCCTTGTGCCTCGTTCTCCCTAGTAAAAAGCCTCTTAGCATTTCATGATAAAAACTAAGGGAAATGTGACTCAATCTGTGGTTTGTCATTAAGCACTAGACATGCCACCACCTTGATGCACCTGCCCAGAGCGGTTCTCAGGGAAGCCAGAGGGTTAGCAGCAGCCCCTGTGTTTCTTCGATGGATTTTAAGAACCACCCGTTCCAGCCTCCTATGGGGTCACCATGCTCTCCTATGGAACTCGTCCACCTTTACAGCTTTGCTGACGATAAAGCATTCTACCCCGCGGCCTTTACTCTACAGAGCCTTCCGGTCACCTGCTGCTCTGCTGGTGAGGTGCCTGTGGGGGTGGCTCTCCGGGGGGAGGAGTCCCAGCatcactgctgctgctgtcagAACTTGGGCTGGTGAGGGAGGACGCAGCAGATACAGGGAAACCAGGAGAGAACCATCCCTGGAGGTAAAAAGCACACAACCTGAGCATAGGGGTCGCAGCTTTTCACAGTCTTactcagataaaaaaaaataattccctTAATCAAAATGTTCCTATTTATTTAATGTAGGAACACACTTTGTCCTCATTGGCTAAAACTATTCACACAATCCAGATGCCCACCTGGTCTTCATTTACCACAGTCAATAAAAGTTCCTCTCTTCCTCTGAGCCATGGCTGGAAATAACGGAAGCCCTGCAGAGAAACAGATGGGATTTTATTTACAGG from Paramormyrops kingsleyae isolate MSU_618 chromosome 10, PKINGS_0.4, whole genome shotgun sequence encodes the following:
- the LOC111854458 gene encoding uncharacterized protein isoform X2, whose translation is MTAVNGFRYFQPWLRGREELLLTVVNEDQGWFSPGFPVSAASSLTSPSSDSSSSDAGTPPPGEPPPQAPHQQSSRNGEAHLLPASPSEREIAVPEMNCTLFLLAGYAKYGRPYAWIRSNHERLVNIGGTDSLVRDTPMKLKSITDWCSQGTRVWDIVSELVGLCTVPPPVNPFSLDMCYLQTLSLQERFLVSGAIINFLEMLLVYTSRDQPFYDKVMEEVDILRRLHIRSLWEVQKHRGTTSPSNQ
- the LOC111854458 gene encoding uncharacterized protein isoform X3; translation: MTAVNKREKELRKRLNHFLSDLAILGSLQGFRYFQPWLRGREELLLTVVNEDQGWFSPGFPVSAASSLTSPSSDSSSSDAGTPPPGEPPPQAPHQQSSRNGEAHLLPASPSEREIAVPEMNCTLFLLAGYAKYGRPYAWIRSNHERLVNIGGTDSLVRDTPMKLKSITDWCSQGTRVWDIERFLVSGAIINFLEMLLVYTSRDQPFYDKVMEEVDILRRLHIRSLWEVQKHRGTTSPSNQ
- the LOC111854458 gene encoding uncharacterized protein isoform X1, which codes for MTAVNKREKELRKRLNHFLSDLAILGSLQGFRYFQPWLRGREELLLTVVNEDQGWFSPGFPVSAASSLTSPSSDSSSSDAGTPPPGEPPPQAPHQQSSRNGEAHLLPASPSEREIAVPEMNCTLFLLAGYAKYGRPYAWIRSNHERLVNIGGTDSLVRDTPMKLKSITDWCSQGTRVWDIVSELVGLCTVPPPVNPFSLDMCYLQTLSLQERFLVSGAIINFLEMLLVYTSRDQPFYDKVMEEVDILRRLHIRSLWEVQKHRGTTSPSNQ